GAATGCAATAACCAAAGCATAAATAGCGATGGCTTCTGCGAAAGCGGCGGCTAAAAGCATAGGAACCAGGATTTTTCCTGCAGATTCAGGGTTGCGTCCGATTGATTCCATGGCTTTGGCACCAATTTTTCCAATTGCCAACGCAGGAGCAATGCTCCCGATACTGATGGCAAATGCTTTTGCTAATGGTACTAAATCCATATTGTGCGACCTTTCTTTTTGATTTATCGGCTACTCGACTGTTTTATTTTTGGTTTAAAGTCGGTGCCAGCAAATCGTTAATAATAATTAATAATGTAAAATGAATAATTAATAATTTTTAAACTGATCAACAATTAAATGCACTTCGTCTTTATTATTCTTCAGCTGTAAATGTTCGTGCTGTTAATAGTTTCTGCATCTACACATTATGCATTATAAATTACTAATTATACATTAACCTTAATGCTCTTCTTCGGTTGACGCAATAGTAAAATATACTAATGTCAACATCGCGAAGATTACAGCTTGAATAATACCTACAATAACTTCCAAAAACATAAACGGGATCGGTAATATAAATGCAAATATCATCGCGATTGAGGAAAGTAAAACTTCGCCCGCAAAAACATTTCCGAAAAGACGAAACGAGAGTGACGCAACCTTCGCCGCTTCACCGATAATTTCCACAATTCCTACAAACACTTTGATCGGATTTACAAACGCGATTGAAGGATCTTTAATGAATTTTTTCGGAATTTCCATTATCGCTTTGAAATTCAAAAATTTATTCATATATTTCCATGCTCCGACAATCACAACACCGAAGATATTTGATCCGATAACGGAAAATAA
This sequence is a window from Patescibacteria group bacterium. Protein-coding genes within it:
- a CDS encoding ATP synthase F0 subunit C, whose translation is MDLVPLAKAFAISIGSIAPALAIGKIGAKAMESIGRNPESAGKILVPMLLAAAFAEAIAIYALVIAF